gagtctcgctctgtcacccaggctggagtgcagtggccggatctcagctcactgcaagctccgcctcccgggtttacgccattctcctgcctcagcctcccaagtagctgggactacaggcgcccgccaactcgcccggctagttttttgtattttttagtagagacggggtttcgccgtgttagctaggttggtctcgatctcctgacctcgcgatccacccgtctcgacctcccaaagtgctgggattacaggcttgagccaccacgcccggccggaaaTGCATGAAATATTAATGATTGATCCTGGGCTGTGGGATCGTACTTGACACTTACATATTTCCTTTAATGAACAAGTCCTCTTGTATTAAGAGCATAGTAATTGCAATTCCTAACTTCTCTCCCTGGGCAGGACCCCGATGCTTGGTGTGACCTGAGTAAATTTGACCTCCCTGAGGAGCCATCTGCAGAGGACAGTATCAACAACAGCCTAGTGCAGCTGCAAGCATCACAGCAGCAGCAGGTCCTGCCACCCCGCCAGCCTGCTGCCCCGGTGCCCAGCGTGACCGAGTACCGCCTGGATGGCCACACCATCTCAGACCTGAGCCGGAGCAGCCGGGGGGAGCTGATCCCCATTTCCCCCAGCACTGAAGTTGGGGGCTCTGGCGTAGGCACGCCGCCCTCAGTGCTCAAGCGGCAGAGGAAGAGGCGTGTGGCCCTGTCCCCTGTCACTGAGAATAGCACCAGTCTGTCCTTCCTGGATTCCTGTAACAGCCTCACGCCCAAGAGCACACCTGTTAAGACCCTGCCCTTCTCACCCTCCCAGGTGCGTGGACCCCACTGTGGCAGCTTACTGGGTTGGTATAGACACCTAGTGTTCAGTGCTGGGGCAAAGGTGAGCAAAACCAGACCTGGCTCTGTCCTCATGCAGCTTACGCTCTGGTAGGAAGACCAGTTAACTGAAAAGGATCCAGAAAATGTGATAATCAGGATGAAGGAGAAGGCTTATGGTGCTGCATATGTGTATCTAGTCTGGGCGAGTCCAGAAAGACTgccaggaggagaaggaggatgcTGGTAGCTGGGTaatgaaggagaggaagagaactGTCGTGTTTGTTCATTCCATTTGTGCTATTTCGTAGCAGACTTGCCAGCACTGGGGAGCAAAGATGAAGATGATGGGTTGTCCCCAGCACTGACTGGCCCTGCCCCGTGCTGGGAAGAGCTGGGATAGCCATTGCTGGGGATGAGCTTGTAATGAACCAGAATAGAGTGTGGGAAGTGCCATGTGATAGCAATTGTGAAGTCACTGAGAACTCACTGTCCTGGGTGTTGCCCCTGAGTGCCCTTTTAGTAACACACAGAGCTTCGGGAGCCGGGATGGATGCCAGGGTCTCTCCGAGACAGAGGTCATGGGGGGCACCTGGCCTTCTGCAGAGAGGTATCTGGGCTGGTTCTCCTTGAGCACCTTGACCAAAGGTACAGAAAAGGAAGGGCAGAGAGGATGTGTGGAGTGGTGGGGGGTGGCGCAGGGCCTTGATGGGCCTAGGTATAACCTCGGGCTTTGGCTGTCATTAGGTCTGTTCTTCCCGTGAGGCTGTGGGTGAGAGCGAGGGCCTGAGGTGGCCCAGTGAGGCGACCGTGTCATCATGGGTCAGGATGGCTAGTGGCATTTTGAGAGAGACCCCATGTTGGTTTGCTCCGGCTGCTTAACAGAGTACCACAGATTCGGTGGATTCGACAACAGAAATTGAGCAtcattggtttcttctgaggcctctctccttggcttgtagatgctgGCTCCTcctgtgtcttcatgtggtcGCCTGTCTCctaatctattattttttcttttaaaacctcttattttataatcttataaggataccagttattggattaaggcccactctaatgactttatttctttatttttattttttgagatggagtcttgttctgttgtccaggccagaggctggaatgcagtggcgtgatcacagctcactgcaacctccacctcccaggttcaagcaattttcctgcctcaggctcctgagtagctgggattacaggcatgagccaccatgcccagctattttttgttgttgttgttttagtagaagtggggtttgaccatgttggccagactggtctcgaactcctgacttcaagtgatccacccaccttggcctcccaaagtgctgggattacaggcctgagccactgtgcccagcctctaatgattttattttaacttaccactttgttttttatttttattttttgagatgtagtcttgctctgttgttcaggctggagtgcagtggcatgatctcagctcattgcagcctgcacctcccaggttcaaacagttctcccacctcagcctcccgagtagctgggattacaggtgcccgccaccatggagtttcaccgtgttgaccagacTATAACttaccactttatttatttatttatttatttatttatttatttatttatttatttgagatggagtcttgctctgttgtccagggtgcagtagtgcagtctcagctcactgcaacctttgcctcttgggttcaagcaattctcctgcttcagcctctcgagtagctgggattacaggggcccaccaccatgcctggctaatttttgtatttttagtagagtcggagtttcaccatgttggccaggctggtctcgaatgcctgacctcaggtgatccacccgcctctgcctcccacagtgctgggattacaggcgtgagccaccgcgcctggcctaactAACCACtttaaaggccttatctccaagTATTAATACAGTCCCATTCTGAGGTGCTGAGAGTTGGGACTTGAGGATGTAAATTTGAGGGAGACACAGGTCAGCCTGTAACATGCTGCAAGTGAGGGCTGCTGGCTGGAGAAGGAAGGCAGCGGGTCCCTGAGCTACTATGTGGGCAGCTCAGGATGATGGGGCATGGTGGACGCCCTACGCCAGAGACCCCATTTAGAGTGGTGACCCTGAGGGTTGCAGATAGCTCTCTATTACAGCATCTTcagggcagggagggaagagagggtggTGCTTCAAAGAATGGATGCTGACTTAGGTCTGGATTTGAGTCTCACCTCTAGCATTCAGTGCAAGACTCAAAACTTCTCTAAGCTTTGGTTCTCTTACCTGTAAAAGGGAGATAGTAATAGTGCCTATGTCTCAGGATTTGTGGGAACTAAATTATTTGTGTGAAGTGCTTAGCACTGGCAAGAGAAGGTGCCTTCTAAATGATAACCCCCCACCACCAGGATCACTACAACTGTCACGTGCCTTGTGCCTTCACAGGTCAGTTCAGagctagttttatttcttctgagaGGGAGCCGCTCTCCCACAGTTGGCTTCCTGTGCCTTAACTGCGTCGTGGCACTCGAGTAGAGATGGCAAAAGCTAGGATTAGGGTAACAGAACCCCAGAGGCCTGTGTGAACCTGCTTGGTGGGCTCCTGGTATCGATCTGTCCCAGTCCTTGTTCTCTGGTGTCTGATGGTCAGGAGGGGACCTCAGTATCAGAGAGCAGACGTTTTGGGGGAGGAGCTCAAGGATCTCTACCCATGACCCCCTGAGGTCTTAGGAATCCACATGCAGGTGATCATTTTGTCTtattccctctctcttcttcGGCAGTTTCTGAACTTCTGGAACAAACAGGACGCATTGGAGCTGGAGAGCCCCTCGCTGACATCCACCCCAGTGTGTAGCCAGAAGGTGGTGGTCACCACACCACTGCACCGGGACAAGACACCCCTGCACCAGAAACATGCTGCGTGAGTGCTGTAATGCCCCCCACCTTCACCGTCCTCTCCTTCAGCAACGCGAGACCATGGGCTTGAGGACCACTCAAGCTGGTGGAACAGTGGGAGGGGACACCCTTGGAATAACACCGGAGACTGTTTGAAGAAAGCCCTCTCCTTTCTGGCCACCACGATTTATCATTTTTGTCAGTATAGTCTGGGGCTCCACCTGTGCTTTtcctcatttgttattttttaatttgatagtttccttttttgtgatcctcctgcctcagcctcctgagtagctgggactctaggtgcatgccaccatgctcatctaataaaattttttaagaggtgaggtcttgctactttatctgggctggtcttgaactggccttAAAGTGAtactgccacagcctcctgaaactctgggattataggcgtgagctactgcacctgccCCTCATTTGATAATTTTCTGTCTCAGGAACGGACAGAGTCCATATTAGCCTGAAAAACATAATCTCTTCCCCTTCCTAAGGTTTCAAGTGCAAATTCTCTGTGTTTGAGCAGCCTTATGTGCAAGGCAGAAGTGCCCTAGTCCCTCCATCAGGACTGGAGGCTGCATTCCTGTCCTCTGAGCTTACGGAGCACAGCGTTTTCTGTCTGGAAGCCTGTGCAGGTTGCTCGCCAGCCTGCTTTTATAAAAGGAAGTGCTTTTACAGTAAGTTTACTTCCTCGAGTCATCATGATTCTAAATTCCAGGTAGAGAGAGTTGCTTAACTATTCCTCTGCTTGATACATTAGCTGGAGGAGGAAATCATTATTTTGTGATTCAGAAGTCAGCTCAGGAATTTTAGCCCTGATAATGATATCAATTTCAGGAAAAGATTTGTGACTCCCTTAGTCAGAAATCATTCTCCAAAGTccggctcagtggctcacacttgtaatcccagcacttgggaggccgaggtgggaggatcacttgagactaggggtttaagaccagtctgggcaatatagggagacactgtctatccaaaaaaaagaaaaagaaaatttttatttatttatttttgagatggagtcttgctttgtcacccaggctggagggcagtggcgcaatctcagctcactgcaacctccgcctcccaggttcaagtggttctcctgcctcagcctcctgagtagctgggattacaggcgtgagccaccacacctggctaatttttgtatttttagtagaaacggggtttcaccatgttggtcaggctggtctcaaactcctgactttgtgatccacccacctcggcttcccaaagtgctgggattacatgtgtgagccaccgctcccaaccaaaaaattttttttgtttagctggacatggtggcatgtgcctgtagtcccagctactcaggaggctgtagtgggaggattgcttgagcccaggagtttgaagctgcagtgagctatggttgactactgcactccagcctagatgacagagcgtgaccctctttctagtttttttttaaagaaaaaaaagaaatccgtCTCTAAAGAGTTGATCTGAAGTGTGACTTAGATAGGTTTCGTGATGAATGATTGTCCATTCAAACCAGAATCCTGGACTTTGGATCTAAGCCCTTAAACAGAGATGCTGTCACTACAAAAGGCATTGatacttctctctctcccttcctttcttaccACGTGGCCTCATTTGCTGCCTCCCTCCAACTCCTTTTTTCTATAGGAAGAAGCATCTCCAGTGTTCATTCCTCTTTAGATCCGTATGTCCATCTTGTTTCTTCTGAAGGCCATCCTTTAACCATGTAGTGTGGGCCTGCTGGTGatgaattctaatttttatagtttttgctaatttttctattttttttgtagagatggggtttcaccatgttggccaggctggtctctaactcctgactcaaatggcctgccttggcctcccaaagtgctggtattataggagTGAGCTGTAATCCAGCTGTTATTCCTTTGTAGAGAGTCTCTTTAGTTATCCCTCAGATTTGCCAGGCTGTATGGTGGTGTggttatttctctatttttttcctccctggcTTTCATATCAGACTAAAGATTCAAACCTTGAGCTGAGGAAgtgtttatttctttagtttttcttttcctgtctgccCCTTCTCCTACCTTACGAATTCCTTCCTATATAGGCTGGATTGATCTGTCTTTTTCATCTTCATACTCCTCTTCGTCATCTTGAGCCATATCCTTAATCTGCCGAGAACATGATGGGATTGTTTTCTGATTCACCAGTTTGGTTGTCTGTGGTTTCCAACTTGCTGAGTTCTCTGACGTACAGAGCTGCATTTTTTATCTCCAAGCAATCTTTTGAATTCCCTTTTCAAGTCAGCCTCCCtgaggtttctttttgagatagtcttgctctgtccccaaggTTGAATGCAGTGGTCtgatcatggcccactgtagcttctaccttccaggctcaagcgatcctcccacctcagcctcctgactagcggagaccacaggtatgcaccaccatgcctggctaattttcttgttttttggagagacagggtctcactgtgttgcccaggctagtcttgaactctgggactcaagcaatccttccgcctcagcctcctaaaatgctggcattataggGGTGAGTCACCAGGCCCGGCGTCTCCCTGAGTTTtctaatgtgtgtatatatacttttttttttttttttttttttcatttttccgaGAGAAGGTCTctcttagtcacccaggctggagtgcagtggtgtaatcatggctcactgtagcctcgaattCTGGGCTTGAGTGGCCCTCCTCCCATAgtctctggagtagttgggactacaagcaccaccgtgactggctgatttttttatttttagtagagatggagtctctctgtgttacccaggctgttcttgaactcctggcctcaagtggtcctctcctGTTAGCCTAACACTAAtcccagagtgttaggattacaggtgtcaaccaCCGCTTTTGGCCATGTGTAGGCTCTTAGTCCTTGTTGATGCCACGAATTAGAGGGGTTCTGGAACTTTCTCATGTTCCTCAGAGACTTCGTTGTCCCATGGAGATGCTTGAGTGGCTCAGATTCACCCCTGTGAGCTGTGGTTTGAACTGTAAGATGTGTACATTTGACCTGTGCTTACCTGTCTTCGCTCTTCCTTACAGAGGGGGATCTCTGTGTGTCCCAGATGGGGGATAACAAGGGTTTGGGAAGAGACTGGATCCCTGCCTGATCTCTAGGTcctgaggaaggaagaaaagaatggtcTGCACTTGTACTAGTTTTTTTATCCCCCCATGGAGTGGCTGGCCAGTTGCGGGAAGCGGAGGTGTCCAGACCCCAGGCTGCTGTCTCTAGGAGTTGGCCTCATTACCTGAGTCCCTGGCTACCTGGGCTTTTCTCTCATCCTCTAAGTGCCTTGGTTATGCCATGAGAGTTAGCCATGGTGGCATCTCCAGGTGACTAAGGTCACATACTAGCACAAGGGCTCATGTTTGTGGAACCTGGTAGCTTCCTTCAGAGCTGACATTTGcccacacccagcctggcccTGCCGCATATCGCCAGCCCTGGTGCTCTGGGGCGTGAGGTGCCTCTTCTGTCCCCCTGCTCCAGGGGCAGGCGGAAATCACCCATGGTGGGTCCACATCTGATAGAAGAATCTTACAGTTCTGCTTCTGGACCAGACCATCCTGGGTTTTTTCTGTGCTCTGCTGAAGGGTTTCCTCCGCATGTCCATCACCTTGGTGAACTCTCGGGAGACCTGGGAAGATGCTGGCCTCACCTCTCCCCCCTCCTTTCCCTAGTGTGCTGCTGCCATCCTTCTCACACAGCCTCTCCAGGGAGAGCTGGGCAGGATGGGATCTTCCTGGGTTCCCACCTTGCTCCGTGCCCCTCTCACTGTTCCTGAAGTGTGGCCATGGGCTGCCTTGTTTTCTGGAAAGTCCCAAGTCTGGACCGTGACTGAGCAGTATTCTCAGCTATCTGCCACCCGTCTGGAGCTCCTGGCCCCTCTTAGACTCCCTTCTTCCTTGTGTTTCCCCTGAGCCCCTGACTTTGACCtgcagggtggggagagggatgggAAGAGAACCTTTGCTGGGCCAAAGGTCACACTGGGGGGAGGTGGAGCCAGGGCAGCAGAGTGCCTGGCGTCGGCCCCTGTCCTGTCATTGATTCCCCTGCTCTGGCCCCTGGCAGGTTTGTAACCCCAGATCAGAAGTACTCCATGGACAACACTCCCCACACACCAACCCCGTTCAAGAATGCCCTGGAGAAGTACGGACCCCTGAAGCCCCTGGTACGTGGTGTGGTCACTGCCGTGGATCTCTGCACAGTGGGATCCCTTGGGTTCATCCAACCATGTTCAGTCCACAGGACCCTTCCCTCTGAGGTCTCCCTTGATTCTTCCTCCTGAGAAGATGCAGAGATCCTGATAGTATaagtggggaagctgaggctgctcCTTGTCACTTCCTCCGACTGCTCCTGAGCACCTGAGTGTGCAAGCAGGCTCTGGCTGGTGCTGGAGACATGGTGGTATCCTGTGACACTCAGCCTCAGGATGGGGGAGACTGATGTGaaatacaaataactcaaacactTTCAGGCAAAGATAAGCACTGTGCCTCGTTCAGAGAAGTGGCAAATTGCTGCTCTGGCCTGTCTTCTGACCAACTCCCAGTTCTCTACAGAGCACTGGAAAGCCCCAGGGACGTCTTTCCCACAGTATGCAGGCTGCACTTCTCCCCTACTCTTCCCACTTGATGGGATGGTTGTGTTTTCTCTGTGAAAACAGGAGTTGGCACCTTGGGCTTTCTGAAACACACAGGTGTTTTAGAAATCGGTGGAGGGTTGTGGAGGCAATGGACTGTGAACAAGGTCTGCAGTTGGTCcctctgccctctctctccactgcGTGGAGCCTCCTATGAAGCCCAAGGGTGGCTGGGGGCTGAGGCTCCCCTGAGCCTGCCATGGAACTGATTCTGAGTCAAGCAGACTTTCCACTGACCATGCTGCATGGGCCGAGGTGAGGCACAGTTAGTGCTCCTTTCCTGTTGCAGTGGAGATTCAGCTCCTCTACTAAAGTATCTGCGTGCTCTCCAAACAGGTGTGAGGGCAAATCTCATGACCTTGGCAGCTGCAGTTAAAGTTTGCAGGGGCTTTTCGGGTGACTTCTGAGGAGTTGCTGTGCTTCACACCTTTCACTCTTAGTAGCACTCTCCCTCCCCTGTTCTCTGTTGCCTGAAGCTGGAGAGGTCCTTGGAACCCCCAAGCCTGAGAGAAGGAAATGGATTTGAGAGCCCCCATTAGTGTGGAACAAAGGGTTGAGTGAGCCTGGGCTTTGAGCTGTCCGGGTCCTAATTCAGCAGCTGTgtgactatgtgccaggctcttgatctctgagcctctgtttctacCTGCGTAAGATGACAGTTATTGCACAGGGCTGTGTGAGGGTTACTGTGTCTCTGGGCTGCTCCCAGCCGTGGCAGGCCCCCGGGAATCAAGGTCATCAGCTGCTTGTCCAAGGCAGCAGTTAGTGGTTGTGAATGGTGCGTGTGAGATCTGCATCCTGGCGTCAGGCCTTCTTCCTGCCTTACCCAGGACAGCCCAGTTGCAGCTGGGTTGGCCCCACTGTCCCACACACAGACAGCCCAAGTGTGTTACCTCACATGGGCTGCCCTGCACCTACCCACAGCCGCAGACCCCGCACTTGGAGGAGGACTTGAAGGAGGTGCTGCGCTCTGAGGCTGGCATCGAACTCATCATCGAGGATGACGTCAGGCCTGAGAAGCAGAAGAGGAAGCCCGgggtgagtggggtgggggtgggagagccTGGGCAGGGGGAGTTGGAGCCATAGCATGGGGAAGGCATCCGGGGACAGATTGTAGAAAGTGAGGCGCTGGGGAGAATGGGGGTGCAGCATGTCCCCTTTGCCCCCTTTCTCACGGTGGTTGTCAAGGAAACTGACAAGATAAGGACAGTGTCTCTGGGACCCTCCCCTGCTCCCCTTTGAAGGATTCACTTATCCAACACTGTGTTCGGACCCTGCTCAAGTGGGgctgggctggatgtggtggatGGAGCAGCGATTAAGACCCATACTAGATCTCCCCTTAGTGTTCAGGGGGCAGAGACAGATGCTAGACAGACACGCCATGACTAAATTCACAGGGTACCAAGGGCCGCAGAAAGGGAGGTTCCAAGGGAATCCTTCGAATGGAGGCAGGGTGGTCGGGACGAGCCAGCCAGACCAGGCAGCGCTGGGCTGAGTGTCAGGCTGCATGAGCTGGGGGTGCGGGGAATGGGTTCAGgtgaggtggagtctgcagtgactCCTGGGCAGGGGGGCACGGAAGGGACTGTCCCAAGCCTCCATTCTATGCCAGCCTTCCTGCCACTGTGTTGTTAGCTTTCATGACAGTGCGTGATCCCTTTGAGTCTCCTTGTGCTCCTCTTTTTTCCCAGACTGCTCTCCTCAAGGGAGAGCTGGGAACAGTGGGATACACAGGGTGTTAGGTAAGGAGGGGAGGTGGGCGGTCAGCCTGGGCGGGACTTGCCTGAGCTGGCACCCCATGAGCAGGTGGAGAGAACTTGGACCCTTGACTCCAGGGCCCTTCCTGGCCTCTCCTTGGTGGGGATGGTGGTTGTGAGACGTGGCAGCCCCTGCTGGGTGCACTGttgggtggagggtggggtgtGACTCTCAGAGCTGCTCCCTGGTATCGGAGCAGACCCTGGACCTGCTTCTGTGAGGTGCACGGTTAGGGATGGGACATTCCTTGCTTGTAGTAGGCATTTGAAGAGGGGCTTGTCTCGAGGGATTTGTGTTCCCATATTACTGGCCTGTGGGTGGTATTTTAGGTGTTACTGGGATGATTCTCTGCGGGGCCTGTTTGAGGGGCTGTGTCTGGTCCATTCGGGGTGAGAGCAGGTCACTTTGTGGTGGAGGTTCATGCTGTGTGCCTGCTCACTGTAGCAGCACCTGGCAGGACAGGTCTACCTTGGGTACAGAGTCTGTAATGGGGCCATGGGGCCTAAGTTTCCCAGcacaccgccccccccccccattctTCTAACAGCAGATTCCTGCTAGCTGGGCCTTGCTCCAAGTCTGCACTGCAGCAGGGCCTGGTTTTGTGACCATCCATGGCCATGACTATCCAGTCGCTGACCATGGGGAATCCTGACACCCACCCTAACCCCCTTCTATCTGCCAACCCCCAGCTGCGGCGAAGCCCCATCAAGAAAGTCCGGAAGTCTCTGGCTCTTGACATTGTGGATGAGGATGTGAAGCTGATGATGTCCACACTGCCTAAGTCTCTCTCCTTGGTAAGGGttcccccacccctaccccactcCAGATCTGCCCCCAGGAGAATGAGGTCTCCTTGGAAGGCTTCTGCCCCTTGGAACTATTGAGTTTTGGAGAGGACCCTCAAGGTGGAGTTAGTCTAGTGGTTCTCCAACTGGGCTTCTGGAACGCTGGGTTCTGCGGGGAGGGGCTATTAGGGAGGGTGGGTCTGGGCACCCACTGCTGGCTTCATTCAGCAGCTCTGCTTGTCTCTCACAGAAGGTTTTGTTTGGCAGAGTTGCGTGGCTAGGacgtggttgtttttttttttttttttttttttttttttttttgagacggagtcttgctctgccgcccaggctggagtgcagtggccggatctcagctcactgcaagctccgcctcctgggttcacgccattctcctgtctcagcctcccgagtagctgggactacaggcgcccgcctcgtcgcccgcctagttttttgcattttttagtagagacggggtttcaccgcattagccaggatggtctcgatctcctgacctcgtgatccgcctgtctcggcctcccaaagtgctgggattacaggcttgagccaccgcgcccggcctaggacgTGTTTTAAAACCATGCATCTCAGTCTCCAGCACCTTCCCAGAAAGGGTCAgtgatgtgtcttttttttttttttttttgagttagagagtttcgctcttcttgcccaggctggagtgcaatggtgccatctcagcttaccgcaacctccgcctcccgagttcaagtggttctcctgcctcagtctcccaagtagctgggattacgggcatgcaccaccacacctggctaattttgtatttttagtaaagactgggtttctccacgttgatcaggctggtctcaaactcccgacctcaggtgaccggcctgccttggcctcccaaactgctgggattacaggcgtgagtcaccgtgcctggcctagtgaTGTGTCTTAAGGTACAGCCAGGCACTTGGGTACAGCAGCCCTGGGATGGGTGCTATATGGCCCCCAGGCCAGTGCACTTGCTGTGCCCGGTGCTACAGTCAGGTCGACCTCAGAAAGGGGGTTGTTGCCTGTGCAGAGCCTGGGTCCCCAGAAGCCATGGTGTGTGGCTGATCCCTCTGTTCACGATGGGGTGAGTTGGTTTGCCCTAGCTCAGAGTGGGGAGGCAGTGAGAGGCACAGCGGCATCATGAACAAAGGTTAAGGGTTGCCCGATCTTCCAGGTAGACTGCTGCCCTCACCATCCTTGCAGAGAAACCTTGTCCTGGCTAGGGGTCCTTGACAGGAGACCTGCAGTCAGATTACTGCAAAGAAAAAAGCGTCACTGCAGGGAGTGAACAGCACAGATTGAGTCAGGCGGGCCTGGGTTGGAGTCCTGGCACCATCGCTGCTCTCTGGGATCTTTAAGGTTCCCTGAGCCCCAGTTAAAAGCCTAAAAAGGGGTGCCAAGCCTAAGTCAGGAGGCTACAGTGCCAAGCAGAGCAAAGAGGCTGGAAAGGCATGGGAGGGACTTCGTGCAGCTCTGCTGTGCTTGGGGTTGAAGCTGCATCCTtatgatgcttgtggatgtttctGGTCCCAGGAAAACTAGGAACAGCTTTGGTTCCTGAGGCTTGATGTGACGGAGGCAACATTTTTGAGTATGTTATTACTCGACAATGCTCAGTAATACTCCACATTTATCGATTATGTTATTATGGCCTGGGGGCTGCACGGCACCCATCCCAGGGCTGGTGCGCCCCGAAGCGCCTGACTGTGCCTCAAGACTCATCACCTGAATCAGGCTCTGAAACGCACACAAATGTTTCTTTACTtgattacttgattttttttttttaagtaagaaagTTCTTTAGAACAAGATTAAGTTctttgcatattctttttttgtttgtttgtttgtttgtttgtttgtttgttttttggggagacagtctggctctgtcgcccaggctggagtgcagtggtgcaatctcagctcactgcaagctctgtctcgtcccaggttcacgcctttctcctgcctcagcctcccaagtagctgggactacaggggcacgccaccacacccagctaatttttgtatttttagtagagatgaggtttcaccatgttggccaggatggtctcaattcttgacctcgtgatccgcccgcctcagcctcccaaagtgctgggattacaggcgtgagccatcacgcctggctccTTGCTTAATCTTCTAAGTATAAAGTAAGATTAAGCTCATGCAAACTCCCCATCTGAAagtagaaactgaggcttggaaaagCGTGCATCCTCTTTCAGGTCTCAGCACCCAGGTGGTGGTGCTGGGGTGGGATTGTGgggttttttctttcctctcacaCCTTCTGGCAAAATGTTGACTCCTTGGTTTTGATTTCAGCCGACAACTGCCCCTTCAAACTCCTCCAGCCTTACCCTGTCAGGTATCAAAGAAGACAACAGCCTGCTCAACCAGGGCTTCTTGCAGGCCAAGCCAGAGAAGGCAGCAGTGGCCCAGAAGCCCCGAAGCCACTTCCCGACACCTGCCCCTGTGAGTGCTGGCCATCCCTGGGGGTCCT
This window of the Rhinopithecus roxellana isolate Shanxi Qingling chromosome 13, ASM756505v1, whole genome shotgun sequence genome carries:
- the MYBL2 gene encoding myb-related protein B isoform X2 gives rise to the protein MCAEPLSFWCWQDEQLRALVRQFGQQDWKFLASHFPNRTDQQCQYRWLRVLNPDLVKGPWTKEEDQKVIELVKKYGTKQWTLIAKHLKGRLGKQCRERWHNHLNPEVKKSCWTEEEDRIICEAHKVLGNRWAEIAKMLPGRTDNAVKNHWNSTIKRKVDTGGFLSESKDCKPPVYLLLELEDKDGLQSAQPTEGQGSLLTNWSSVPPTIKEEESSEEEPAAATTSKEQEPIPTDLDAVRTPEPLEEFPKREDQEGSPPEMSLPYKWVVEAANLLIPAVGSSLSEALDLIESDPDAWCDLSKFDLPEEPSAEDSINNSLVQLQASQQQQVLPPRQPAAPVPSVTEYRLDGHTISDLSRSSRGELIPISPSTEVGGSGVGTPPSVLKRQRKRRVALSPVTENSTSLSFLDSCNSLTPKSTPVKTLPFSPSQFLNFWNKQDALELESPSLTSTPVCSQKVVVTTPLHRDKTPLHQKHAAFVTPDQKYSMDNTPHTPTPFKNALEKYGPLKPLPQTPHLEEDLKEVLRSEAGIELIIEDDVRPEKQKRKPGLRRSPIKKVRKSLALDIVDEDVKLMMSTLPKSLSLPTTAPSNSSSLTLSGIKEDNSLLNQGFLQAKPEKAAVAQKPRSHFPTPAPMSSAWKTVACGGTRDQLFMQEKARQLLGRLKPSHTSRTLILS